The following are encoded in a window of Osmia bicornis bicornis chromosome 15, iOsmBic2.1, whole genome shotgun sequence genomic DNA:
- the LOC114872974 gene encoding outer dynein arm-docking complex subunit 4, with product MPTIKGVEEPDFFRAGIVYRELGYWLSHMNIYYQTEKYFEKAIRQGQENDFRTYIGLCKALMKFAKYEEAVETVEKCREIYPIYTHVRHMMLQTLFQIGEFGYSLMHAHQGYQKYRVTFFEHGIYQGTETIEDCMGRNTSPIAFQLLSPWIRELEEHRKLLMEMLKEEVDELAGFEEGNSKFKVNDPEAQAEVAFRKLQRVIAKIFLGKLAYDKQFLQDISEDPDILQPPNKALVAELRALATRIYLETQSRQDIIRTRRPLYTMLFERRDIPKGHRIMMEEEKKLRRNLIVIEADFLLRRLHDVRMRKEYTTFFRMVDRVKDKFDSYSVKMFPLKQQCLNAVYNMVAWMYIDARDLSGFKSNRIRKIYLKHHLGMRVAELPRDCDIAWVKAINRKKALRVFRRRLAMASEPLELAWLFHELSKHLIDIRRHDLARFYIKKARKKGQEAESEQWVLNTHHLLLRIEIDQNYRNEAKEVALHALSSSKKLGLDFLVDFYTNAINVIDEMDTEKLIDSDAITARQHLILDLMPDDMKPKVDYLWRSMEAVPAKRRLSVMPGCKTVDRKFKLPCKRMTILSAPPKNPAKEARDALLQQFARTVERPGFVDFNKFE from the exons ATGCCGACGATCAAAGGCGTGGAGGAACCCGACTTCTTCAGGGCTGGTATAGTTTACAGAGAACTGGGATACTGGTTATCTCATATGAATATATACTATCAAACCGAGAAGTATTTTGAGAAAGCGATCAGGCAGGGTCAAGAAAATGATTTTAGAACCTATATTGGTTTATGCAAGGCGTTGATGAAGTTTGCTAAATACGAGGAGGCAGTGGAGACCGTTGAGAAATGCAGGGAAATAT ATCCAATCTACACCCACGTGAGGCACATGATGCTTCAAACGTTATTCCAGATCGGTGAATTCGGGTACAGCTTAATGCACGCCCATCAAGGCTACCAGAAGTATCGAGTCACCTTTTTCGAGCATGGGATATATCAGGGGACCGAGACGATCGAGGACTGCATGGGTAGAAACACCTCGCCCATAGCGTTTCAACTTCTATCCCCTTGGATAAGGGAGCTCGAGGAGCACCGGAAGCTACTGATGGAGATGCTTAAAGAGGAAGTTGACGAGCTTGCTG GGTTCGAAGAGGGGAACTCGAAGTTCAAAGTAAACGATCCGGAAGCCCAAGCAGAGGTTGCCTTCAGGAAGCTCCAACGAGTGATCGCAAAGATCTTTCTCGGCAAACTAGCCTACGATAAACAGTTTCTCCAGGATATATCCGAGGATCCTGATATTCTCCAACCGCCTAACAAAGCCTTGGTAGCAGAGCTGCGTGCACTGGCAACGAGAATTTATCTAGAAACACAGAGTAGACAAGACATCATTCGAACGCGACGACCTCTCTACACGATGCTTTTCGAAAGAAGAGATATACCCAAGGGTCACAGGATAATGATGGAGGAAGAGAAGAAGTTACGTAGAAATTTAATCGTCATCGAGGCGGATTTCCTGTTGCGTCGTTTGCACGACGTTAGAATGCGCAAAGAGTACACTACGTTCTTTag AATGGTGGATAGAGTTAAAGACAAGTTCGATTCCTACTCGGTGAAGATGTTCCCCTTGAAGCAGCAGTGTCTGAACGCAGTCTACAACATGGTCGCTTGGATGTACATAGACGCCCGGGATTTATCCGGTTTTAAAAGTAACCGGATCAGAAAAATCTATTTGAAGCATCATCTGGGGATGCGGGTGGCCGAATTGCCAAGGGACTGCGACAtcgcctgggtgaaggctatCAACCGAAAAAAGGCTCTCAGAGTTTTTCGCAG GAGATTAGCGATGGCTTCGGAACCCCTCGAGCTAGCCTGGCTGTTCCACGAGTTATCGAAACACCTGATCGACATCCGCCGCCACGACTTGGCCAGATTTTACATAAAGAAGGCACGGAAAAAGGGTCAGGAAGCAGAGAGCGAGCAATGGGTGCTCAACACCCATCACTTGTTACTCCGTATAGAAATCGATCAGAATTACCGGAACGAAGCGAAGGAAGTCGCGTTGCACGCGCTCTCCAGCTCGAAGAAACTTGGCCTCGATTTTCTCGTCGATTTCTACACGAACGCGATCAACGTGATCGACGAAATGGACACGGAGAAGCTGATCGATTCGGACGCGATCACGGCTAGACAACATTTGATCCTCGATCTGATGCCGGATGACATGAAGCCCAAAGTGGATTACCTTTGGAGGAGCATGGAGGCTGTGCCTGCCAAACGAAGATTATCCGTGATGCCGGGCTGTAAGACGGTCGATCGAAAGTTCAAACTACCCTGTAAGAGGATGACCATTTTGTCCGCTCCTCCCAAGAATCCTGCGAAGGAAGCCAGGGATGCTTTGCTCCAACAATTCGCGCGGACCGTGGAGAGGCCCGGTTTCGTGGACTTTAATAAATTCGAATGA
- the LOC114872973 gene encoding outer dynein arm-docking complex subunit 4-like has product MAVLASENLASELVDLNETRKAVENAENRARLVQRKSDLKIGRRNNREYAQALHREADKLYRSGDYETALVLYHRAANLFPRDSTHSVAARRTSATISSCNNPSKALRKALPSVNNGERLTVSLCPETAAILANDRLKKSPNPTSVAEILSYFDAHKSLWKTLPSPRPFNALARNKSMLRKQQLADQSLTNLRTAFDSGKMTAALKIAQELLLLSAGFQDPTRYQIAAYHYLSLIHVALHRHDRAVSNVARLVRLCKSTGDQSQIYKSFVTLGKVHLSFGHLEAAAKSWEHLSKDLKEPIPVAWIRHEIGRCYLETGKYNQAMEMAVECVDAAVKGKSKKWLLYGKLLLGVSLAKLGRFVEAVEELQVAGKITEEEGDTPMLSYIRNLIDQVAHALQSNPFGSDQFKQPTAASSRDEQPRRSGMFVSREQTVITTMFTQRMITEYQDDSASDRSLDEEITSPVKSHQESQEPSVPNEDELPRGDITFRKASFSEGQDHSSSSSASSSSFSTDKLREVEEEEEISEDVQDEEGLRCTSSKTSFKSANTTATYVIEGGDSKVEKEEEKGTVGMIDEACKSEGSKSDQDLENGLFSEVIDRLDKMEHVELVRLLQKELLEEDWSDDFRDSGDADREKSRTPRSCQDSKNKILTNH; this is encoded by the exons ATGGCTGTCCTAGCGAGTGAAAACCTTGCGAGCGAGCTGGTCGATCTGAACGAGACGAGAAAAGCGGTGGAAAATGCGGAAAATCGTGCTCGTTTGGTGCAGAGGAAAAGCGACTTGAAAATTGGCCGTCGAAACAACCGGGAATATGCTCAGGCTCTTCATCGGGAGGCTGATAAGCTCTATCGCAG CGGTGATTACGAGACGGCATTGGTACTGTACCATCGTGCCGCGAACTTGTTTCCTCGGGACAGTACTCACAGCGTGGCAGCCAGGAGAACATCGGCGACGATAAGCTCCTGCAATAATCCGTCGAAAGCTCTTCGAAAGGCTTTACCGAGCGTGAACAACGGCGAACGATTAACCGTCAGCCTCTGCCCGGAAACGGCCGCCATTCTGGCGAACGACAGGCTGAAGAAGTCGCCGAATCCGACGTCGGTGGCTGAGATTTTAAG TTACTTTGACGCCCATAAGAGCCTATGGAAGACCCTGCCGTCTCCCCGACCGTTCAATGCCTTGGCAAGAAACAAATCGATGCTGAGGAAACAGCAGCTGGCCGATCAATCGTTAACCAACTTACGGACTGCCTTCGATTCCGGCAAAATGACTGCGGCACTGAAGATAGCCCAGGAATTGCTGCTCCTATCGGCAGGATTTCAAGACCCGACTCGTTATCAGATAGCCGCTTATCACTATTTATCCCTGATCCACGTCGCTCTTCACAGACACGATCGAGCGGTGAGCAACGTTGCTCGACTGGTGCGTCTATGCAAGAGCACCGGCGATCAGTCACAGATCTACAAATCATTCGTCACTCTGGGAAAAGTGCATCTAAGTTTTGGACACCTGGAGGCCGCTGCCAAGTCCTGGGAACATTTGTCCAAGGACCTGAAGGAACCTATTCCGGTAGCCTGGATCAGGCACGAGATCGGACGATGTTATTTGGAGACTGGAAAGTACAATCAAGCGATGGAAATGGCTGTCGAGTGCGTAGATGCTGCTGTAAAAGGGAAATCGAAGAAATGGTTGCTCTATGGGAAGCTACTTCTAG GTGTAAGCCTGGCGAAACTTGGTAGATTCGTAGAAGCGGTGGAGGAGCTGCAGGTAGCCGGGAAGATCACGGAGGAAGAGGGTGACACTCCCATGCTGTCCTACATCCGAAACCTTATCGATCAGGTGGCGCACGCCCTGCAAAGTAACCCGTTCGGCAGCGACCAGTTTAAACAGCCAACAGCTGCCTCCTCCCGTGACGAACAACCGAGACGATCCGGTATGTTCGTCAGTCGCGAACAGACCGTGATAACCACCATGTTCACTCAGAGAATGATCACCGAGTACCAGGATGATTCGGCCAGCGACCGATCTCTGGACGAGGAGATAACCAGTCCGGTAAAATCTCATCAAGAAAGCCAAGAACCGTCGGTTCCGAACGAAGATGAGCTACCAAGAGGAGACATAACTTTCAGGAAAGCAAGTTTTTCCGAAGGACAAGACCATTCTTCGTCATCCTCCGCGTCGTCTTCGTCTTTTTCTACCGACAAACTTCGCGAAgtagaggaggaagaagaaatttcGGAGGACGTTCAAGACGAAGAAGGGCTGAGGTGTACTAGCAGTAAAACTTCTTTCAAGAGCGCCAACACTACGGCTACCTACGTGATCGAAGGCGGAGACTCGAAGGTagagaaggaagaggaaaaagggaCAGTCGGGATGATCGATGAAGCGTGCAAGAGCGAAGGTTCGAAGAGCGATCAAGATCTAGAGAACGGACTCTTCAGCGAAGTGATTGACCGGTTAGACAAGATGGAACACGTGGAGCTTGTCAGACTCCTGCAGAAGGAGTTACTCGAGGAAGATTGGTCCGACGATTTCAGGGATTCGGGGGACGCCGATAGAGAGAAGTCGAGGACACCGAGATCCTGTCAAGATAGCAAGAACAAGATTCTAACGAATCATTGA
- the LOC114872923 gene encoding uncharacterized protein LOC114872923, with protein sequence MALLYRFAQLPDSSGTRVFSFVVTRSVVRDPERDVTSKELVCGFQRWSVAFSRGNKVLGAYLVWRGASRNLRVYVDFTFTLLNREHFSMNEGFSGKRVKFTYEAPAQGNRNYIPVSDLYSRNFADTNGEFQLELSMSNVRTVYMTELKMATSTFPAGQSKPNKLESDYFAFGGFDWNLVIYPYGNKEPEGYRGHDSGVSVYLMRLTGFDHRCRVRYSVALGEGDRRIDSGQIEDLSDAEGCGFGWHPRVRWSEIAHKGVVRLSLEMVEARTICEIAVQARGPSVLPATPCYDRDKQAWTIRADLHSDTVRLHLVYKDIHNVPRNHLRYVSWSAYLLRDEDPKTAAISLPGGPFSRYYAQESADEGIIMETNLDTNEVKENHCPFLTDKGQLRIRLEWNESHLLFQATYHKYDDVCRIHNQQMRREIASLQAENYSLERQLFSYQKSLAYAQAQQQQQQQQQQQQNQQHHSGHQQAHLERSASTDTEYA encoded by the exons ATGGCTCTGCTGTACAGATTCGCGCAGCTGCCTGACAGCAGTGGCACGCGGGTCTTCTCGTTCGTCGTCACCAGGAGCGTGGTACGCGATCCCGAAAGAGACGTCACCAGCAAAGAGCTCGTCTGCGGATTCCAACGATGGTCGGTCGCGTTTTCGCGTGGAAACAAG GTGTTAGGCGCATACCTAGTATGGCGGGGAGCCTCGAGGAACCTGCGGGTCTACGTGGACTTCACGTTCACGCTGTTGAACCGGGAACACTTCTCGATGAACGAGGGTTTCTCGGGCAAACGCGTGAAATTCACGTACGAGGCGCCTGCACAGGGCAACCGGAACTACATCCCAGTGTCGGACCTCTACAGTCGCAACTTTGCCGACACGAACGGAGAGTTCCAGCTGGAACTATCCATGTCAAACGTGCGGACGGTGTACATGACCGAGCTTAAGATGGCCACCAGCACGTTCCCGGCGGGACAATCGAAGCCGAACAAATTGGAGAGCGATTACTTCGCCTTCGGGGGTTTCGATTGGAATCTGGTCATTTATCCGTACGGGAACAAGGAGCCGGAGGGTTACCGCGGTCACGACAGCGGCGTCAGCGTTTACCTGATGAGGTTAACCGGGTTCGATCATCGTTGCCGTGTTAGATACAGCGTTGCGCTGGGCGAAGGGGATCGCAGGATCGATTCCGGACAGATCGAGGACCTGTCCGACGCGGAAGGATGCGGCTTCGGCTGGCATCCGAGGGTCAGGTGGTCGGAGATCGCGCACAAAGGCGTGGTACGACTGTCTCTGGAGATGGTCGAGGCTAGAACCATCTGCGAGATTGCGGTCCAGGCACGCGGACCCTCTGTCCTACCCGCGACACCGTGCTACGACCGGGATAAACAGGCTTGGACCATCCGCGCTGATCTCCACTCGGACACTGTCAGGCTGCATTTGGTCTACAAGGACATTCACAACGTCCCGAGGAACCATTTGAG GTACGTTAGCTGGTCCGCGTACCTCCTACGAGACGAGGACCCGAAGACAGCTGCGATCAGCTTACCGGGTGGTCCGTTCAGCCGCTACTACGCTCAGGAGTCCGCGGACGAGGGCATAATCATGGAGACGAATCTGGACACGAACGAGGTGAAGGAAAATCACTGTCCCTTTTTAACGGACAAGGGTCAGCTGAGGATCCGGCTCGAGTGGAACGAGAGCCACTTGCTGTTCCAGGCTACCTACCACAAATACGACGACGTATGCCGGATCCACAATCAACAGATGAGACGCGAGATAGCCTCGCTTCAGGCAGAGAATTACAGCCTTGAGAGGCAGCTGTTCAGTTACCAGAAGAGCCTGGCGTACGCTCAAgcgcaacagcaacagcaacaacaacagcaacaacaacagaaCCAACAGCATCACAGTGGTCATCAGCAGGCTCACCTGGAACGTTCCGCGTCCACAGACACCGAATACGCCTGA